A window of Mucilaginibacter robiniae genomic DNA:
CTTTCAAAGTTCATAGCCCTTAAAGATAAGCTGCGCCTCCAGTAAAACGGATTAATCCAGAACATGCCGCTCTTGTTGATACTCCCCACATACTTACCAAATAACAGTAAAACCTGTGATGAATTAGGACTCACAATAATTAGCCCTTTAACAATAAACACGAACAGCAGCATAAATCCAATTACAAATATAGGCTGCTCATGAACAATACCCACAAAAGCAGCAATTGCGCAAGCTGTAGCTAAACCTAAGGCTATATAACCATTAAACGGCATGATAATTTTTTCGGTTTTCATCTTTATTTAATTTGATATTAAAATGATATCACAATTGTAAACATTAAAAGTTTTATGTTCAAATGTTTAAGTAAACTTTTTCGATCAGCAGTAAAGCAATTTACAAATGTGGTTTTACCAAAAGCCTTATTATTAAAAAAAGTTATAACCTATAACAAAGTAATTATACATGCTTATCTTTGCACTTAGTATGATTATTCATCAGTTTTACGATAAAGATTTGGCACATGCCTCATACGCTATTATTGAGGCTGGGCAGGCTATTGTAGTTGACCCTGCACGAGATCCGCAGCCTTATTACGATTTTGCTAACCAACATGAGAGCCGCATTGTTGGAGTAATTGAAACCCATCCGCATGCCGACTTCATCAGCTCTCATTTAGAAATACACCAAACTACTGGTGCCACTATTTATGCCAGCCGCTTACTAGGGGCTACCTACCCGCACCAAGCATTTGATGATGGTGATGTGATTAACTTAGGTAACGTCCAGTTAAAAGCGATGAACACGCCTGGGCATTCGCCTGATTCTATTTGCATTTTGGTGATTGATGAGCAAGGACAAGAAACAGCGCTATTTTCGGGAGACACCTTATTTGTGGGCGATGTAGGCCGGCCAGATTTGCGTGAAGGTGTAGGCAACATCAAAGCCAAGAAAGAAGATTTGGCCCGGCAGATGTACCAATCTACCCGTCAAAAACTCATGACCTTACCTGCCGATGTAGTAGTTTACCCAGCTCATGGTCCCGGTTCATTGTGTGGCAAAAACATGAGTCCGGATTTGCATAGCACTATTGGCCGTGAATTGCGCCAAAACTATGCTTTACAACTGATGGACGAGTTGCAATTTGTACAAACGTTAACTACCGACCAGCCCTTTATGCCGCTTTATTTTGGGTATGATGTAGAACTAAACAAACAAGGTGCACCAGCTTTGGCTGCCAGCCTAGCTGCTATACCTCATCTGGAAACCGGGAGCCAACTGGAAGCAGGCATCACTATTGTAGATACCCGGCCGAAAGCCTTATTTAACGAGGGACATTATACCAATGCCATCAACTTGCAACTGCAAGGAAAATTCGAGACTTGGCTGGGTGCAGTAATTGCACCACACGAACCATTTTACTTAGTTGCAGCCGATGAAGAAGCGCTAGCTGTTGCCCTAAAAAGAGCTGCTAAAATTGGTTACGAACAATACATAAAAGGTGCATTGATAGCCGATTATTCTGCCCAGCAAACCTTCGCTCCTTTGGATATGGACGACTTTAAAGCCTATCCAGAAAAATACACGCTTATTGATACCCGCAACTGGAATGAAATTAACGCCGGATTATTATTTGCCGATAGCTTAATGATTCCTTTGCCCGAACTACGTTACCGCTTGCACGAAATACCTACCGATAAGCCCATTGTAGTACACTGTGCTGCCGGTTACCGTTCGGCCGCAGCACGAAGCATTATTGCTGCTCATTTACCTAACGTGCCGGTATATGATTTGAGCGATGCCGTGTTGGAATGGGCGTAACTTACTTTGGTAATCAGCTTTAAAAATATTTAGAGCTGATTACCAAAATATTTATTTATCATTTCCCAATAGTCTATGTCGGTTGCTACTCCATAGTTAATCTGCGGTTTATGCACACCATCTGTAAGCACCGATCCAACAATGCTATCCCCTTTAGTCCGGTTAAATTGTACTTGTTTACCATTATTTAGTTGAAAAACAATAATAGTTTTATTAGTAAACATGGCCTTTAAAGTTGGATGCTTATTTAACGAATCTATTACCCGGCCTGTATATTCATTAAAGTCGTCGGTTACTTCATTTAAACCCGAATCCTATCCTTCTTTTTTAAGCATTTGCTCAAACTCAGCTTCTGTTGGTCCAAAAAACACCACCGTTCTGCCTTTCACAACAAACGTATCTGTTCTTGTTGGTGAAGGTTTATGTGCCTTAGAGCTCTGAACTTTTTTATCTGGCCTTTTGCCTCATGATTGACAGCCTACCAATATGCTAGGCATCATTATTAAAAGTATAAACTTTAAGTAATGTACCATACTGTAAATTTTACTGCTTAAATATACACGATTAAGTAAGATATTTGCCCTGCTATGGATAGCTTAACTCATCAGAACCTCAACATACCTGCTTCTCAACCCTTACAATTTGTTACTACAGCCGATGGCTCTAAAACTATTTTCAATGCTGAGGTGGGAGAAAATTATCACTCCAAACACGGAGCCTTGCAGGAAAGCCAACATGTATTTTTAAATTCTGGCTTACGTTATTTTCTAGCCGGGGATAATGCGCCGCAGGTTGCTGTACTGGAAGTTGGCTTAGGCACCGGACTGAACTTTTTACTCAGTGCGGATTTTTGTACAGGTAAAGAAATCCATTTAATCTATACTGGTATCGAGGCTTATCCTCTCTCTGCCAATATGATTCAGCAAACGGGTTATGAGGCTTATGTATCGGCACCTTTGTGGCAAAATTTTATTCAAAAATATCCGGCTTCGTTACAGCAATCGGTTCATTTAAACTCTTATATACAACTGCAAACGGCTCACTGCACGTTGCTTAACTTTAGCACAACACAACAGTATGATGTAATTTATTTTGATGCCTTTGCCGCCATTCATCAACCTGATATGTGGAACGAGAAAGCCATTGCGCATACCCTACAATTTTTAAAACCGGGTGGTGTATTCGTGACCTATGCCATTACCGGCAACCTGAAACGCCAGATCAAAGCTTTGGGCTTGAAAGTAGAAAAAGCTCCTGGTGCACCTGGAAAACGTGAAATGCTACGGGCTACAAAATTAATTTAACTAGCAGGGTACGCAATAGCCGAAATGAGTGCATTGGCAGCTTGGCGTGAATCCAACCGGGTGTGCTGCACCACAATAGGCACGTTGCTCACAATAACACTCGCATAACCTGTTCCGCGCGGTACCGGAGCAGGGTCTTTCAAATTATTAAATCTCAAGTGCAGGGTACGGCGAGCTGGTATGGTTATGTGGTAAGGACCAATAGGTTCTTTGTCTTCAAAAAACAAGATAATTTCAACATGTGCGTCTTCATCGCTGGTGTTGAGCATACATGCGGCCTCATGGCTGGTAAACTCCGGTTCGGGCCCAGTACCAAACGGCGGAATGTAACCTTCGGCAATAGCCCATACTTTTTTTCCAATAGCCTCCATAGTGTAAGTTTTATAAGCAACAGTCTGTACAAAAAACGGTTTGCCTTAAGGCTGCAATACGTACTTTTGTAAAAAAGACCTTGTATGCCTATAACAGCTCCCACTACTGCCCATAATTCAGCAACAGCTTTTGAGCGCCTGCTAACCATCATGAACGACCTGCGTGAAAACTGTCCTTGGGACAGGAAGCAGACCTTAGAAAGCTTGCGCCACCTGACTATCGAAGAAACTTACGAACTATCAGACGCTATACTCTCAGGTGATATGACCGAGATTAAGAAAGAGTTGGGTGATATTATGCTACACCTGGTTTTTTATGCTCGAATTGGTTCAGAAACCAACGACTTTAATATCACTGATGTACTGAATAGCATATGCGATAAGCTGATTAACCGTCATCCACATATTTATGGCGATATTGATGTAAATAATGATGAAGACGTTAAACGCAACTGGGAACAAATTAAATTGAAAGAAGGTAACAAATCTGTTTTGGGTGGTGTACCTGCTTCATTACCTGCTCTGGTAAAAGCTACCCGTATTCAGGAAAAAGCTCGTGGCATTGGCTTCGATTGGGAAAACAAAAGCCAGGTTTGGGAAAAGGTAGAAGAAGAAATGCAGGAATTTAAGACAGAGTTCAATGTAGAAAACAATGAAGCTATTGATCATGAAAAAGCTGAAGCCGAATTCGGCGACCTAATGTTCTCGCTGATTAACTACGCCCGGTTCATCAACATCAACCCGGAGGATGCACTGGAAAAAACCAATCGTAAATTTATCAAACGTTTTCAGCACCTGGAAAACCGTGCCCGCGAACAAGGCAAACTGTTGCAAGACATGACACTAGCCGAAATGGATATTTATTGGAACGAAGCCAAGAACTTGTAATTTTTTTCACACAGCTTGTTGCATTAAGATACTTCCTGCCGTAATGCTTGGTATAAACGACAGAAACTTATGAAAAAACGAATACTCCCTTTTGCTTTAATTGCCTTACTAGGTTTATCAGCAGGTTGTTTGAAATCTAAACAAGAAGATGCTACACCGGTAGTACAACCACAAGGAACGTTTTCCGGTCAATTTACAAGATATCATTACAACCGCATCAACAACAGTGTAGATTCTTTAAAAATCAGCCTTTCACTATTACTAAGTAGCAGTAATTTTAGTGTAGGCGGTGATACTACAAAACATGCGGGTAGCCATGGTACATTCCAGTATGATAATACTTACTTAACTTTTGCCGACAATACCGTTCCAGCTACTAATACTACACCAGTAACTTTACTGCCCAAAATACACCTAATCGGATCATACGTGTATGCGTATGATGGCATCACCTTACAACTTAGGGCCAGTAATGATACCTTGATTTACTACTATAATTTAAAAAAGTCTAATTAACGGGGGCGCAAACGGCTACTTAACCCAACCGAAATCTAAACTGAATGCATGCTCCTATCAGTAATGCCGAAGCTGAACTGATCAGGCATTGCAAAACTGGTAATCTAAGACATCAGGAGATATTGTATAAACAGTATTATGGCTATGCTATGGGTATAAGTTTGCGTTATTCCATTAACCGGGATGACACTTTAGAAGCTGTAAATGACGCTTTTATCAAGATTTTCAACATGCTGCATACTTATGATGCCGAGCGCCCCTTTAAAGCCTGGATACGTCGCATTATTGTAAATACAGCTATTGATAGGCGACGAAAAGATTTAAAATTTCAGTTACATACTACTATTGATGATGCGGTACAAGTAAGCTTTACCGATACCACCATAGCCAGCTTGAATGCTAAAAACATTTTAGAATTATTGGATAAACTTCCCCCTTTACAACGTGCCATTTTTAACCTGTATGAAATTGATGGTTATAATCATGATGAGATTGCCGTACTGTTAAGCGTACCGGCTAGTTCATGTCGGGTGTACTTGAGTCGGGCTAAAGAGAAATTAAGAAAATTATTAACTGCGGAAGCATAATAGCGATGAGTGAACAGCCAGATAACGAACTCAGTAAACGCATAAGCGAGGTATTCGACCATTATGAGGAAGATACCATGGCTGCTGATGCGGGCTGGGAATTGCTACGCCAAAAATATCCGCCGCAGCAAAAGCGTCGCGGTGCTTTCTGGATATGGCCTTTGGCTACGGCAGCTTTGTTATTGCTATTTTGCTTGACTGGCATCTGGTTTTACCAAAAACAAGCGACAAAGTCAAACTTGGCCCATACAAAACCAACCCGTCGCTCAACTATGCTTTCTACTGCAAAAAGCCAAGATAGCTTGGACCATATTTCAGCTACTTTAACTGACCACGATTATTTAGTTGCCCATCATCACCCCACAACAATCCATAAGAACACACCAGCACAAACCGAAAAGCCCTCAAATGATACTGGTCAACCTTATACCCTTTCACCTCAAAATAGCTATACTTATAAGAATAATGCGGTAGATTCAGGCCAATCAC
This region includes:
- a CDS encoding RNA polymerase sigma factor, producing the protein MHAPISNAEAELIRHCKTGNLRHQEILYKQYYGYAMGISLRYSINRDDTLEAVNDAFIKIFNMLHTYDAERPFKAWIRRIIVNTAIDRRRKDLKFQLHTTIDDAVQVSFTDTTIASLNAKNILELLDKLPPLQRAIFNLYEIDGYNHDEIAVLLSVPASSCRVYLSRAKEKLRKLLTAEA
- a CDS encoding MBL fold metallo-hydrolase; this encodes MLIFALSMIIHQFYDKDLAHASYAIIEAGQAIVVDPARDPQPYYDFANQHESRIVGVIETHPHADFISSHLEIHQTTGATIYASRLLGATYPHQAFDDGDVINLGNVQLKAMNTPGHSPDSICILVIDEQGQETALFSGDTLFVGDVGRPDLREGVGNIKAKKEDLARQMYQSTRQKLMTLPADVVVYPAHGPGSLCGKNMSPDLHSTIGRELRQNYALQLMDELQFVQTLTTDQPFMPLYFGYDVELNKQGAPALAASLAAIPHLETGSQLEAGITIVDTRPKALFNEGHYTNAINLQLQGKFETWLGAVIAPHEPFYLVAADEEALAVALKRAAKIGYEQYIKGALIADYSAQQTFAPLDMDDFKAYPEKYTLIDTRNWNEINAGLLFADSLMIPLPELRYRLHEIPTDKPIVVHCAAGYRSAAARSIIAAHLPNVPVYDLSDAVLEWA
- the mnmD gene encoding tRNA (5-methylaminomethyl-2-thiouridine)(34)-methyltransferase MnmD, translated to MDSLTHQNLNIPASQPLQFVTTADGSKTIFNAEVGENYHSKHGALQESQHVFLNSGLRYFLAGDNAPQVAVLEVGLGTGLNFLLSADFCTGKEIHLIYTGIEAYPLSANMIQQTGYEAYVSAPLWQNFIQKYPASLQQSVHLNSYIQLQTAHCTLLNFSTTQQYDVIYFDAFAAIHQPDMWNEKAIAHTLQFLKPGGVFVTYAITGNLKRQIKALGLKVEKAPGAPGKREMLRATKLI
- a CDS encoding sensory rhodopsin transducer; protein product: MEAIGKKVWAIAEGYIPPFGTGPEPEFTSHEAACMLNTSDEDAHVEIILFFEDKEPIGPYHITIPARRTLHLRFNNLKDPAPVPRGTGYASVIVSNVPIVVQHTRLDSRQAANALISAIAYPAS
- the mazG gene encoding nucleoside triphosphate pyrophosphohydrolase yields the protein MPITAPTTAHNSATAFERLLTIMNDLRENCPWDRKQTLESLRHLTIEETYELSDAILSGDMTEIKKELGDIMLHLVFYARIGSETNDFNITDVLNSICDKLINRHPHIYGDIDVNNDEDVKRNWEQIKLKEGNKSVLGGVPASLPALVKATRIQEKARGIGFDWENKSQVWEKVEEEMQEFKTEFNVENNEAIDHEKAEAEFGDLMFSLINYARFININPEDALEKTNRKFIKRFQHLENRAREQGKLLQDMTLAEMDIYWNEAKNL